The following are from one region of the Sulfurimicrobium lacus genome:
- a CDS encoding DUF6441 family protein: MLKLSLTASGLLDKSKLDAWSRQKQTAIHKAVAVGMRDGGKIVADGVRRKMKTDFTVKKAAFVNSLRAKVYDRNPDKLPAVLIGSKIPWLGIHMRGGTISGRMLIPLTEEGRRIGRRAFKRVIDTLIRSGNAYFIRKNGQAILMAENIKENASVLTRFKRAERSRTGAKSIKRGAEIPIAVLVPAVSMKRRFDLEGTVRGQMPVLARAIEKQLTKI; encoded by the coding sequence ATGCTGAAACTCTCCCTGACCGCATCGGGGTTGCTGGATAAATCGAAGCTCGATGCCTGGAGCCGGCAGAAGCAGACCGCCATCCACAAGGCAGTCGCTGTTGGCATGCGCGATGGCGGCAAGATTGTGGCGGATGGGGTGCGCCGCAAGATGAAGACCGATTTCACGGTGAAGAAAGCGGCCTTCGTGAATTCGCTGCGGGCGAAGGTCTATGACCGCAACCCCGACAAATTACCTGCGGTGCTCATCGGCTCGAAGATTCCCTGGCTCGGCATCCATATGCGGGGTGGAACCATCTCCGGCCGGATGCTAATTCCATTGACCGAGGAAGGCCGCCGCATCGGTCGTCGAGCGTTCAAACGGGTCATCGATACGCTGATTCGTTCGGGCAACGCGTATTTCATCCGCAAAAACGGCCAGGCCATCCTGATGGCCGAGAACATCAAGGAAAACGCCTCGGTACTGACCCGGTTCAAGCGCGCGGAACGGAGCCGCACCGGCGCGAAGTCGATCAAGCGCGGCGCAGAGATTCCCATTGCTGTGCTGGTACCGGCTGTGTCCATGAAACGCCGCTTCGATCTGGAAGGGACGGTACGCGGCCAGATGCCCGTCCTGGCCAGAGCCATCGAGAAGCAATTGACCAAGATTTGA
- a CDS encoding phage tail protein → MTQDRAQLLITAVDQTRSAFDSIRGNLAKLGDESNRVKGMLAGLGVSLSVAGFAAMIKSAIDAADQLNKLSQKIGISVEALSTLRFAAQLSDVSLETLQKGIKGLSQNIAEANTGIGDGAQVFDALGISVRNADGSMKSTEAVLLQVADVFANLEDGAVKTALAVKLFGKSGMDMIPFLNQGAAGITQLTAEAERLGLKLTTETARSAEAFNDNLTALKASSSSLGIALARDFLPELTNITNAMREAANEAGTLKALWVGLGGVGNLIFNGTEIKRARDEVARIQELVDSTRKKVDTGKAPVPFMPFDVKFNDGAMATLRKNLAQWEQELAGAKQRLDDLTSPKRPEEKTPTGKPTEDMQRIACVVSGGQWVNGKCEKKSAGGAEKDTTGAQLAVVKAQAEAEFKVLKEGLDLQKTALDRALDDRLVSIRDYYGRKTQIEQQAIDQELAAKQQELTAQSAIAVGGKDEAQRLRAKAEVKKLEGEITVLNMKRSEVEVANAHAAAKAEKELADELARVRDRLTEIRGAGGGGGGDVTRARLEREYQPLIEKLNRMGDTTGAADVGRLINVETDLAELAKLERQYGVVTERMAIRERELQVQKDAGMLTESQMRRGVLELHQQTAAEVDGLIPKMQELAASTGSEEAINRVARLKVEVAGLKTEADDVATRINGDVENAFATMFEQIGSGAKSAKDAFADFARSVISAINRIAAQKIAEELFGGMSKGGGGGLGGLISGLFQWAGFASGGYVTGPGTTTSDSIPARLSAGEYVLRAEAVRRVGVEFLHALNGGLAAPRWLGPRLAFAEGGPVPDVAQAPAAAPSQSVRIVNVIDPGMAADYLNSAAGEKTILNVLSRNGSAVRELLR, encoded by the coding sequence GTGACTCAGGATCGCGCCCAACTGCTTATTACTGCCGTTGACCAGACCCGCTCGGCCTTCGACTCGATTCGCGGCAACCTGGCCAAGCTCGGTGATGAATCGAACCGGGTCAAGGGAATGCTGGCCGGACTTGGCGTATCGCTTTCCGTGGCCGGTTTTGCCGCCATGATCAAGAGCGCCATCGATGCAGCCGATCAACTGAACAAGCTCTCGCAAAAGATCGGCATCTCGGTCGAAGCCTTGTCGACGCTGCGCTTTGCCGCGCAACTGTCAGATGTGAGTCTGGAGACCTTGCAGAAGGGCATTAAGGGGCTGTCCCAGAACATCGCCGAGGCCAATACCGGTATCGGCGACGGGGCGCAGGTCTTCGATGCCCTGGGTATCTCGGTCAGAAATGCCGATGGCAGCATGAAGTCCACCGAAGCTGTGCTGCTACAGGTGGCCGATGTCTTCGCCAACCTGGAGGATGGCGCGGTCAAGACGGCGCTCGCCGTGAAGCTGTTCGGCAAGAGTGGCATGGACATGATCCCGTTCCTGAATCAGGGGGCGGCTGGCATCACTCAACTGACTGCCGAGGCTGAACGACTGGGCCTCAAGCTCACTACTGAGACGGCGCGCTCGGCGGAAGCCTTCAACGACAACCTTACGGCACTCAAGGCATCGAGCTCCTCGCTCGGCATCGCACTGGCCCGTGATTTTCTGCCGGAACTGACCAACATCACCAACGCCATGCGCGAAGCGGCCAATGAGGCGGGAACGTTGAAGGCGTTGTGGGTCGGTCTGGGCGGGGTTGGCAATCTGATCTTCAACGGCACCGAGATCAAACGTGCCCGCGACGAGGTTGCGCGGATTCAGGAACTGGTCGATTCGACGCGCAAGAAGGTCGATACCGGCAAGGCGCCCGTGCCGTTCATGCCCTTCGACGTCAAGTTCAACGATGGCGCGATGGCGACGCTGCGGAAGAACCTCGCCCAATGGGAGCAGGAACTGGCGGGGGCGAAGCAGCGCCTCGATGATCTGACCAGTCCAAAGCGCCCCGAAGAGAAGACGCCGACCGGCAAGCCCACCGAGGACATGCAGCGCATCGCCTGCGTGGTATCCGGTGGGCAATGGGTCAATGGCAAGTGCGAGAAAAAATCCGCCGGGGGTGCGGAGAAGGACACGACTGGCGCACAGCTTGCGGTGGTCAAGGCGCAGGCCGAAGCCGAATTCAAAGTCCTCAAGGAAGGGCTCGATCTGCAGAAGACGGCCCTAGATCGCGCGCTCGACGACCGTCTGGTCTCGATCCGCGACTACTACGGCCGCAAGACGCAGATCGAGCAACAGGCCATCGATCAGGAGTTGGCGGCCAAACAGCAGGAGTTGACCGCGCAATCGGCCATTGCGGTCGGCGGCAAGGACGAAGCGCAGCGCCTGCGGGCCAAGGCCGAGGTCAAGAAACTCGAAGGCGAAATCACCGTGCTCAACATGAAGCGCAGCGAAGTTGAGGTCGCCAATGCCCACGCTGCCGCCAAGGCAGAGAAGGAACTGGCCGACGAACTCGCCCGTGTGCGTGACCGCCTGACCGAGATCCGGGGCGCAGGGGGTGGAGGGGGTGGCGACGTGACCCGCGCCCGACTCGAACGTGAATACCAGCCGCTCATCGAGAAACTCAATCGCATGGGAGACACCACCGGCGCGGCCGATGTCGGACGCCTGATCAACGTCGAGACTGACCTGGCGGAACTCGCCAAGCTTGAACGCCAGTACGGAGTCGTCACGGAGCGCATGGCCATTCGCGAGCGCGAACTACAGGTGCAGAAGGACGCCGGGATGCTCACCGAGTCGCAGATGCGGCGCGGCGTACTCGAGTTGCACCAGCAGACCGCCGCCGAAGTGGACGGCTTGATTCCGAAGATGCAGGAACTGGCTGCATCCACCGGGTCGGAGGAAGCCATTAACCGCGTGGCCCGACTCAAGGTGGAAGTCGCCGGGCTGAAGACCGAGGCCGACGATGTCGCCACCCGCATCAACGGCGACGTGGAGAACGCCTTTGCCACGATGTTCGAGCAGATCGGCTCGGGGGCGAAATCCGCCAAGGATGCCTTTGCCGATTTTGCCCGTTCGGTGATTTCGGCGATCAACCGCATCGCTGCGCAGAAAATCGCCGAAGAATTGTTCGGCGGGATGAGCAAGGGCGGCGGTGGCGGCTTGGGTGGCCTGATCTCGGGGCTATTCCAGTGGGCCGGCTTTGCGTCCGGTGGTTACGTCACAGGGCCAGGCACGACCACCAGCGATTCCATTCCGGCACGACTGTCCGCCGGGGAATACGTCCTGCGTGCGGAGGCGGTGCGCCGGGTCGGCGTCGAGTTTCTGCATGCCCTGAACGGCGGTCTGGCCGCACCCCGCTGGTTGGGGCCGCGTCTGGCCTTTGCCGAGGGTGGTCCGGTACCGGATGTGGCTCAAGCCCCGGCCGCAGCCCCCTCGCAATCGGTACGTATCGTCAATGTCATCGATCCCGGCATGGCGGCCGACTATCTGAATTCCGCCGCCGGTGAAAAAACCATTCTCAACGTGCTTTCTCGCAATGGCTCGGCCGTGCGCGAATTACTGAGGTAA
- a CDS encoding DUF6631 family protein, translating into MGKEMFAALPPVPASVEIAGEHIELTSLKVGEVPAFARAVQPIAASLSASPDWLAILAEHGEAVIAALAIATRRPVDWVAGLDLDEAVRLAEVVFGVNADFFIRRLLPSVTQAAARIGLALESPTPGAMPSNA; encoded by the coding sequence ATGGGCAAGGAGATGTTCGCGGCACTGCCGCCGGTACCGGCGTCCGTCGAGATCGCTGGCGAGCACATCGAACTCACGTCGCTCAAGGTGGGTGAAGTGCCAGCATTCGCTCGGGCGGTACAACCCATCGCGGCGAGTCTTTCAGCATCGCCTGATTGGCTGGCAATTCTGGCCGAGCACGGCGAAGCGGTGATCGCAGCTCTCGCCATTGCCACGCGCCGCCCGGTCGACTGGGTGGCCGGGCTCGATCTCGATGAGGCTGTGCGCCTGGCCGAAGTGGTGTTCGGGGTGAATGCCGATTTTTTTATCCGGCGCCTGTTGCCGAGCGTGACGCAGGCAGCGGCGCGAATCGGCCTGGCACTGGAAAGCCCGACGCCTGGAGCCATGCCCTCCAACGCATGA
- a CDS encoding major capsid protein, producing MQNPFSNPAFSMANLTAAINLLPNRYGRLESLNLFPVKPVRFRQILIEEKNGVLNLLPTLPVGSPGTVGQRDKRKMRSFVVPHIPHDDVVLPDEVQGLRAFGSETELETVAGVMARHLETMRNKHAITLEHLRMGALKGIILDADGSTLYNLYDEFGITPKAINFALATDSTNVRQKCVDTLAHIEENLRGEFMANVRCLCSPEFFEKLIAHPKVEKAYENFQQGAILRDDVRTGFTFGGIVFEEYRGQATDGNGATRRFIAAGEAHAFPVGTIDTFGTYVAPADFNETVNTLGQPLYAKQDSRKFERGTDLHTQSNPLPMCHRPGVLVKLTMS from the coding sequence ATGCAGAACCCGTTCTCGAATCCCGCCTTCTCGATGGCCAACCTCACGGCCGCCATCAACCTCCTGCCGAACCGCTATGGCCGGCTGGAGTCACTCAACCTGTTCCCGGTCAAGCCGGTGCGCTTCCGCCAGATCCTCATTGAGGAGAAGAACGGCGTGCTCAATCTCCTGCCGACGCTGCCGGTGGGCAGTCCCGGTACCGTGGGGCAACGCGACAAGCGCAAGATGCGCTCCTTCGTCGTGCCCCACATCCCGCACGACGATGTAGTACTCCCCGATGAAGTTCAGGGCCTGCGCGCCTTCGGTTCGGAAACCGAACTGGAGACCGTGGCCGGCGTCATGGCCCGCCATCTGGAAACCATGCGCAACAAGCACGCCATCACGCTGGAACATCTGCGCATGGGTGCACTGAAGGGCATCATTCTCGATGCTGACGGCTCGACGCTTTACAACCTCTACGACGAGTTCGGCATCACGCCCAAGGCGATCAACTTCGCCCTGGCCACGGATAGCACCAACGTCCGTCAGAAGTGCGTCGATACCCTGGCGCACATCGAGGAGAACCTGCGCGGCGAATTCATGGCCAACGTGCGCTGCCTGTGCTCGCCCGAGTTCTTTGAAAAGCTCATCGCCCATCCCAAGGTCGAGAAAGCCTACGAGAACTTCCAGCAGGGGGCGATCCTGCGCGACGATGTGCGCACCGGCTTCACCTTCGGCGGCATCGTTTTCGAGGAGTATCGCGGCCAGGCGACCGATGGCAACGGGGCCACCCGCCGCTTCATCGCAGCCGGTGAAGCGCATGCCTTCCCGGTAGGCACCATCGATACCTTCGGCACCTACGTGGCACCGGCGGATTTCAACGAGACCGTCAATACGCTGGGACAGCCGCTGTACGCCAAGCAGGACTCGCGAAAGTTCGAGCGCGGTACCGATCTGCATACGCAGTCGAATCCGCTGCCGATGTGCCATCGCCCGGGCGTGCTGGTCAAGCTGACGATGTCCTGA
- a CDS encoding phage head-tail joining protein, whose amino-acid sequence MAHTEDQLTALEAALTKGERRVTFGDKTVEYRTVEELQAAIDAVKRDLHDQAVARGLWPKAPRQIRVTTSKGF is encoded by the coding sequence ATGGCACATACCGAAGACCAACTCACCGCCCTTGAGGCGGCGCTGACCAAGGGAGAGCGGCGGGTCACCTTTGGTGACAAGACCGTGGAGTACCGCACGGTCGAGGAACTCCAGGCGGCAATCGACGCGGTCAAGCGCGATCTCCACGATCAGGCAGTCGCCCGAGGTCTCTGGCCGAAGGCACCACGCCAGATCCGGGTCACCACGAGCAAGGGATTCTGA
- a CDS encoding phage portal protein, with protein sequence MRWLKRISRRMFGGSPLHEAAGGGRRSFAWLPANPGAVAALMATQTELRTKSRDLVRRNAWANAALESYVANAIGTGIKPQSLVADAALRERIQMLWRDWTLDADASGLTDFYGLQALACRAMLEGGEALVRIRYRRPEDGLAVALQLQVLEPEHLPVTMNATAENGNVIRAGIEFDRLGRRVAYHLYRAHPEDGALAPMSGNGGIETVRVDASEILHLFRPLRPGQIRGEPWLARALVKLNELDQYDDAELVRKKTAAMFAGFITRLAPEDNLMGEGVSDANGVALAGLEPGTLQILEPGEDVKFSQPADVGASYADFLRMQFRAVAAAMGVTYEQLTGDLTQVNYSSIRAGLLEFRRRCEALQHGVLVHQLCRPIWQAFIEQAALEGALSLPGYARGGQAKRREYLAVKWIPQGWQWVDPKKEFDAMLTAIRSGLLSRSEAISSFGYDAEDVDREIAADNARADALGLVFESDPRHDLTAAPATVVSPENPENP encoded by the coding sequence ATGCGCTGGCTGAAACGAATCTCACGCCGGATGTTCGGTGGCAGTCCGCTGCACGAGGCGGCTGGTGGTGGACGGCGATCTTTTGCCTGGCTACCGGCCAACCCGGGTGCTGTAGCGGCGCTGATGGCGACCCAGACCGAACTGCGCACCAAGAGTCGTGATCTCGTGCGGCGCAATGCCTGGGCCAATGCCGCGCTGGAGTCCTACGTGGCCAATGCGATCGGTACCGGCATCAAGCCGCAGTCCCTGGTGGCGGATGCCGCATTGCGCGAACGGATCCAGATGCTCTGGCGCGACTGGACGCTGGATGCCGACGCTTCGGGGCTCACTGATTTCTATGGCCTGCAAGCCTTGGCCTGTCGGGCGATGCTGGAAGGCGGCGAGGCGCTGGTTCGGATCCGCTATCGGCGGCCTGAGGATGGGCTTGCCGTGGCGCTGCAACTGCAAGTGCTTGAACCCGAGCACTTGCCGGTGACCATGAATGCCACGGCAGAGAACGGCAATGTGATCCGTGCCGGCATCGAATTCGACCGCCTCGGACGGCGTGTGGCCTATCACCTGTATCGGGCACATCCCGAGGATGGCGCACTGGCACCGATGTCCGGGAATGGCGGCATTGAAACGGTCCGTGTCGATGCATCGGAAATCCTGCATCTCTTCCGCCCCCTGCGGCCAGGGCAGATTCGTGGCGAACCCTGGTTGGCCCGGGCCTTGGTCAAGCTCAATGAACTCGACCAGTACGATGATGCCGAACTGGTGCGCAAAAAAACTGCCGCTATGTTCGCTGGTTTCATTACGCGCCTGGCACCCGAGGACAACCTGATGGGCGAAGGCGTATCGGACGCCAACGGGGTGGCTCTGGCCGGTCTGGAGCCCGGCACCTTGCAGATCCTGGAGCCCGGCGAAGACGTCAAATTCTCGCAACCGGCTGATGTCGGCGCGAGCTATGCCGATTTTCTGCGCATGCAGTTCCGTGCCGTCGCCGCCGCCATGGGTGTCACCTACGAACAACTGACAGGGGATCTCACCCAGGTCAATTACTCGTCGATCCGTGCCGGCCTGCTGGAGTTTCGCCGTCGCTGCGAAGCCTTGCAGCACGGCGTGCTCGTCCATCAATTGTGCCGACCGATCTGGCAGGCCTTCATCGAGCAGGCAGCACTTGAGGGGGCGCTGTCCTTGCCGGGGTATGCCCGGGGCGGTCAGGCCAAGCGACGCGAGTATCTGGCTGTGAAGTGGATTCCCCAGGGCTGGCAATGGGTGGATCCCAAGAAAGAGTTTGACGCCATGCTCACCGCCATCCGGTCGGGTCTGCTCTCCCGTTCGGAGGCTATCTCGTCCTTTGGCTACGACGCCGAGGATGTCGATCGCGAAATTGCTGCTGACAACGCACGGGCTGATGCCCTCGGTTTGGTGTTTGAGTCCGACCCCCGTCATGACCTGACGGCTGCACCGGCAACTGTTGTATCCCCCGAGAACCCGGAGAACCCCTGA
- a CDS encoding head-tail joining protein, translated as MTVLTDLYAAAGRAGLLTPAVIGGAEVLVDFRAPDVEVLDGLGLSSDYAIRYPVEATILDSGHELVIGGVTYRVREVRAIGDGSECRATLTRL; from the coding sequence ATGACCGTCCTGACTGATCTGTATGCGGCAGCCGGGCGAGCTGGCTTGCTCACACCGGCCGTCATTGGGGGCGCGGAAGTCCTGGTGGATTTTCGTGCCCCCGATGTCGAGGTGCTCGATGGCCTGGGCTTGTCCTCTGACTATGCAATCCGCTACCCGGTCGAAGCGACGATTCTGGATAGCGGTCACGAACTCGTGATCGGTGGCGTGACCTACCGCGTCCGCGAAGTCAGGGCCATTGGGGATGGTTCTGAATGCCGGGCCACACTCACCCGACTTTAG
- a CDS encoding plasmid pRiA4b ORF-3 family protein, producing MATATKTKKHRSSQSTPDHYTIRVELLGIRPTIWRRIHLDGRTRLDALHHILQAAMGWSDSHLHKFEIRDKHYGVPDPEFTDPGWEVLDEKKYRLNQLLAEGDSCTYLYDFGDGWQHRITVEAIKDVKPTPSDGGFAWVEAGERACPPDDAGGSGSYQDFLDRLEDDPYGDETKAFREWAGLDFDPDRFDRQAVNATIARMLWNRWIKIGP from the coding sequence ATGGCCACCGCCACCAAAACCAAAAAACATCGCAGCAGTCAGTCGACGCCCGACCACTACACGATTCGTGTTGAACTTCTCGGCATTCGTCCGACGATCTGGCGTCGCATTCACCTGGACGGCCGGACTAGGCTCGATGCCCTGCATCACATCCTTCAGGCCGCGATGGGTTGGTCGGACTCGCATCTGCACAAGTTCGAGATCCGCGACAAGCACTACGGTGTGCCCGATCCAGAATTCACCGATCCTGGCTGGGAGGTGCTCGACGAGAAGAAATACCGCCTTAACCAGTTGCTCGCCGAAGGAGATTCCTGCACCTACCTCTACGATTTCGGTGATGGCTGGCAGCACCGCATCACCGTCGAAGCGATCAAGGACGTCAAACCAACGCCGAGCGATGGCGGTTTTGCCTGGGTCGAGGCTGGCGAGCGTGCCTGCCCGCCCGACGATGCGGGAGGCTCGGGCAGCTATCAGGACTTCCTCGACCGACTGGAAGATGATCCCTACGGGGATGAAACCAAAGCCTTTCGGGAATGGGCTGGCCTTGATTTCGATCCCGATCGTTTCGATCGCCAAGCAGTGAATGCCACCATCGCGCGTATGCTCTGGAACCGCTGGATCAAGATCGGCCCCTAA
- a CDS encoding head decoration protein, giving the protein MPVITEGLNLGDLLKYEAPNLYSRDQVTVAAGQNLVLGTVVGGDATTAKVKQIDPAATDGTEVAVGVLATSIDASLIDREDGVLIARHAVVADHALTWPAGITPLDKAAAIAQLKAAGVLVRHAV; this is encoded by the coding sequence ATGCCCGTCATTACCGAAGGTCTCAATCTGGGCGATCTGCTCAAGTACGAAGCGCCCAACCTCTATTCACGTGACCAGGTCACGGTCGCCGCCGGCCAGAACCTCGTGCTCGGCACAGTGGTCGGCGGCGACGCCACCACGGCCAAGGTCAAGCAGATCGATCCGGCCGCCACGGATGGCACCGAAGTTGCCGTCGGCGTTCTCGCCACCTCGATCGACGCCAGCCTGATCGATCGCGAGGACGGGGTTCTGATTGCCCGTCACGCCGTCGTCGCCGATCACGCCCTGACCTGGCCTGCCGGAATTACCCCCCTGGACAAAGCCGCCGCCATCGCCCAACTCAAGGCGGCCGGCGTGCTCGTTCGCCACGCTGTTTAA
- a CDS encoding DUF7210 family protein gives MEVTLSKPHEHAGMACNPGDVIELADDLAQWLCEIGSAQPVLQAAKPSKQPNITQE, from the coding sequence ATGGAAGTAACTCTCAGCAAACCCCACGAACATGCCGGCATGGCGTGCAACCCCGGCGATGTCATCGAACTGGCTGACGACCTCGCGCAATGGCTTTGCGAAATCGGCAGTGCTCAACCGGTGCTCCAAGCCGCCAAACCCAGCAAGCAACCCAACATCACTCAGGAGTAA
- a CDS encoding S49 family peptidase gives MHLPHLAARLYGTPLLLARAKLDVILSVLGERVNWPESELAASLPQARARIDAPAGVAVIPVVGSLVRRTMGLEPASGFTSYAEITGMVDAAISDPSVEGILLDIDSPGGEAGGVFELGERIRAADAVKPIWAVASDAAYSAAYAIGCAASRLVVTRTGGVGSIGVIAMHVDQTARDAQQGYRYTPITAGEQKNDFSPHEKLGPDAHARLQAEVDRLYGLFVTHVAAMRRLDADAVRATEAGIYFGEEAVSVGLVDAVGSLDSVIAEFGSFLVARRARGHAVSSSSRSLATPIASSPSTSMEISTMSHPDTTEKPLTDEPAKAPDPESETPVTDEVPPTDAQARPAENGTNALAIAELCQLAGHPELTARFLAEGFSEGQVRKALLASRADSPEIRSTIAPDASTPQQSQSAANPLMAAVKKLTGKE, from the coding sequence ATGCACTTGCCTCATCTTGCGGCCCGTCTCTACGGGACGCCGCTTCTGCTCGCCCGTGCCAAGCTCGACGTGATTCTGTCGGTGCTCGGCGAGCGGGTGAATTGGCCTGAATCCGAACTGGCTGCATCTCTCCCACAGGCACGGGCACGCATCGATGCACCTGCAGGTGTTGCCGTGATCCCTGTGGTTGGGTCGCTCGTTCGTCGCACCATGGGGTTGGAACCGGCCTCGGGCTTCACGTCCTACGCCGAGATCACCGGCATGGTCGATGCGGCGATCAGCGATCCGAGTGTCGAGGGCATCCTGCTCGACATCGATTCTCCGGGTGGCGAAGCAGGCGGCGTCTTTGAATTGGGCGAGAGGATTCGCGCCGCCGATGCCGTGAAGCCCATCTGGGCTGTGGCATCGGACGCGGCGTACTCCGCTGCCTATGCCATTGGCTGCGCGGCATCTCGGCTGGTGGTCACACGTACCGGCGGCGTGGGCTCTATCGGCGTGATTGCCATGCACGTCGACCAGACCGCCCGCGATGCCCAACAAGGTTATCGCTACACCCCGATTACGGCGGGAGAGCAGAAGAACGATTTCTCTCCCCACGAAAAGCTCGGCCCTGATGCCCATGCCCGACTCCAGGCCGAAGTCGATCGTCTCTACGGCCTGTTCGTGACTCACGTCGCTGCGATGCGTCGGCTCGATGCCGATGCGGTGCGTGCCACCGAGGCCGGCATCTATTTCGGCGAGGAGGCGGTGAGTGTCGGGCTGGTCGATGCCGTCGGCAGCCTCGATTCGGTCATCGCCGAATTCGGCAGTTTTCTGGTGGCTCGTCGGGCGCGCGGCCACGCAGTATCGAGTTCCTCGCGCTCACTGGCAACACCCATCGCATCAAGTCCTTCAACTTCCATGGAGATCTCAACCATGTCTCACCCTGACACAACTGAAAAGCCACTGACCGATGAACCGGCAAAGGCTCCCGATCCCGAATCGGAGACCCCGGTCACTGATGAAGTACCGCCCACTGACGCCCAAGCCCGCCCTGCGGAGAACGGAACCAACGCACTCGCCATCGCCGAACTGTGCCAACTCGCCGGTCATCCGGAATTGACGGCCCGTTTCCTCGCTGAAGGGTTTTCCGAAGGCCAGGTCCGTAAAGCGCTGCTGGCCAGCCGTGCTGACAGTCCGGAGATCCGCTCGACGATCGCACCGGATGCCTCGACGCCTCAGCAATCCCAATCTGCCGCCAATCCCCTGATGGCAGCCGTCAAGAAACTCACCGGAAAGGAGTAA